One genomic window of Tenacibaculum tangerinum includes the following:
- a CDS encoding flotillin family protein, giving the protein MTNSLLQIIGTGIGLILFLIILYFAIIAMFYKKVPQGQALVRTGFGGTKVATDKGMYVIPVFHRVEIMDISVKKIQIERLGNDGLLCKDNMRADIKVAFFVRVNNEVEFIKKVAQTIGCDRASDISTLEDLFEAKFSEALKTVGKKFDFTELYEARREFRDEIVDIIGTDLNGYTLEDCAIDYLEQTSVSYLKADNILDAEGIKKITELTAAQNIKANLIKRDEEKTIRKQDVEAREAILELDKQLAEKEEQQKREIANIRAREEAEILKVNQEELLKSETARIATEEKVQVAEENKQRQVIVAAKNKLRTDVVETERVEKDRMLEATERERIVTLAQIEKEKVVEVEKKNIQDVIRDRVTLEKGVVQEQENMKDIQAFKTAEREKQVTITLAEAKAQEDLIKTIKEAEAQKEAAKQKAEEINIEAQAHKEASEKEAEARKTLADAKAKEEATLGMSEAQVMHAKADASERFGTMEALIIEKKAKAEAVGIEAKAEALRKEGMAEAEIIREKALADAAGIEEKAAAMKKLDGVGKEHEEFKLRLEKDLKVDLAHINIQKDIADAQANVIAQALKSAKIDIVGGETMFFEQIMGQITKAKGLDKMIENSTNLQEVKDAILSSDDVKGNLMERIRDFGVKYGISSEDIKNVTIANLLMTLKQRATSDEDQTFLSNLFSLAKGLDISNKKMS; this is encoded by the coding sequence ATGACAAACAGTTTATTACAAATTATCGGAACAGGAATAGGGCTAATTCTATTTCTTATTATTCTATACTTTGCTATCATAGCAATGTTCTACAAAAAAGTACCACAAGGACAAGCCTTGGTGCGTACTGGTTTTGGAGGAACTAAAGTAGCAACCGATAAAGGAATGTACGTAATTCCAGTGTTTCACAGAGTAGAAATCATGGATATTTCTGTAAAGAAAATCCAAATAGAACGTTTAGGTAACGACGGATTGCTTTGTAAAGATAATATGCGAGCCGATATAAAAGTTGCCTTTTTTGTAAGAGTAAATAACGAGGTAGAATTCATTAAAAAAGTAGCTCAAACCATAGGTTGCGACAGAGCGTCGGATATTTCGACATTAGAAGATTTATTTGAAGCTAAGTTTTCTGAAGCATTAAAAACAGTAGGTAAAAAGTTTGATTTTACAGAGTTATATGAAGCTCGTAGAGAATTTAGAGATGAAATTGTAGATATTATTGGAACCGATTTGAATGGCTACACGCTTGAAGATTGCGCAATCGATTACTTAGAGCAAACCTCAGTATCGTATTTAAAAGCAGATAATATTTTAGATGCCGAAGGAATCAAAAAAATTACCGAATTAACTGCTGCACAGAATATCAAAGCAAACTTGATTAAAAGAGATGAAGAAAAAACCATCAGAAAGCAAGATGTAGAAGCACGTGAGGCTATTTTAGAATTAGATAAACAATTGGCGGAAAAAGAAGAGCAACAAAAACGAGAAATTGCCAATATTAGAGCTCGCGAAGAAGCAGAAATATTAAAAGTGAATCAAGAAGAGCTGTTAAAATCTGAAACAGCAAGAATAGCAACAGAAGAAAAAGTACAGGTTGCTGAAGAAAATAAACAACGCCAAGTTATTGTAGCAGCTAAAAATAAATTGCGTACCGATGTAGTGGAAACCGAAAGAGTAGAGAAAGATAGAATGTTAGAAGCCACTGAGCGCGAACGTATTGTTACACTAGCCCAAATCGAAAAGGAAAAAGTAGTTGAAGTAGAGAAGAAGAATATACAAGATGTTATTCGCGATCGCGTAACCTTAGAAAAAGGAGTTGTTCAAGAGCAAGAGAATATGAAAGATATTCAGGCATTTAAAACAGCAGAAAGAGAAAAGCAAGTAACCATTACGTTAGCAGAAGCAAAAGCCCAAGAAGATTTAATTAAAACGATTAAAGAAGCAGAGGCACAAAAAGAGGCAGCAAAACAAAAGGCTGAAGAAATTAATATTGAAGCACAAGCACATAAAGAAGCAAGTGAAAAAGAAGCAGAGGCTCGTAAAACATTAGCCGATGCAAAAGCAAAAGAAGAAGCTACTTTAGGAATGTCTGAAGCACAAGTAATGCATGCGAAAGCAGATGCTAGTGAACGATTTGGTACTATGGAGGCTCTTATCATAGAGAAGAAAGCGAAGGCAGAGGCAGTAGGAATTGAAGCCAAAGCAGAAGCCTTGAGAAAAGAAGGAATGGCTGAAGCAGAAATTATCAGAGAAAAAGCCTTAGCAGATGCGGCAGGAATTGAAGAGAAAGCAGCAGCAATGAAAAAACTTGATGGAGTTGGTAAAGAGCACGAAGAGTTTAAATTGCGTCTTGAGAAAGATTTAAAAGTAGACTTAGCACATATCAACATCCAAAAAGACATCGCAGATGCTCAAGCCAATGTGATTGCGCAAGCTTTAAAATCTGCTAAGATTGATATCGTAGGTGGAGAAACAATGTTCTTTGAGCAAATAATGGGACAAATTACCAAGGCGAAAGGATTGGATAAGATGATAGAAAACAGCACCAATTTACAGGAGGTAAAAGACGCCATACTAAGTAGTGATGATGTAAAAGGAAACTTAATGGAGCGGATAAGAGATTTTGGCGTGAAATACGGAATATCTTCTGAAGATATTAAAAACGTAACGATTGCAAATTTACTAATGACCCTGAAACAAAGAGCTACCTCTGATGAAGATCAAACATTTTTAAGCAATCTCTTTAGCCTAGCAAAAGGTTTAGATATTTCTAATAAAAAAATGAGTTAG
- a CDS encoding DUF1697 domain-containing protein yields MRTVIILLRGINVSGKNKLPMTELKTLLEELGYHDVKTYIQSGNIVLKTDETLKDVANKIHIKIKEKYSYDVPVLAKEVKEIEEILQNNPYRHVPEKQRYLTFLFHETQINEVEVDAKEDEFTILKDVVYVNAVGGYGKTKLTNNFFERKLKVSATTRNFKTSNKLIELANS; encoded by the coding sequence ATGCGTACAGTTATTATTTTATTAAGAGGAATTAATGTGTCAGGTAAAAACAAATTACCTATGACAGAATTAAAAACCCTGTTAGAAGAACTCGGATATCATGATGTAAAAACCTATATCCAAAGCGGAAATATTGTGTTGAAAACTGATGAAACTTTGAAAGACGTAGCAAACAAGATTCACATAAAAATTAAAGAAAAATATAGCTACGATGTTCCTGTGTTGGCAAAAGAAGTAAAAGAAATAGAAGAAATACTTCAAAACAATCCCTATCGTCATGTGCCCGAAAAGCAACGATATCTTACCTTTTTGTTTCATGAAACTCAAATAAATGAAGTAGAAGTAGACGCGAAAGAAGATGAATTCACCATTTTAAAAGATGTAGTTTATGTAAATGCAGTAGGAGGATACGGAAAAACAAAATTGACGAATAATTTTTTTGAAAGAAAGTTAAAAGTTTCAGCAACTACCCGTAACTTTAAGACCTCAAATAAATTAATAGAATTAGCCAATTCGTAA
- a CDS encoding PspA/IM30 family protein — protein sequence MNFFKRLFKIGQSEANSAIDKMEDPIKMTEQGIRDLKLNLEKNLESLAQVKALAIRAKSDVEELTSKAQDYEQKAILILKKAQKGAIETSEADRLAKEALIQKEEMHQKITMAKKEMVQFNTSVSQLEHNVQEIKQSINKWENELKTLKARVKVSKATKNLNKQMADIDSASTVSMLERMKDKVRQEEALAEAYGDIAKSSKSLDQELSEAADETETSAEESLLKLKESLKINDKDA from the coding sequence ATGAATTTTTTTAAAAGACTTTTTAAAATAGGGCAATCTGAGGCAAACTCTGCTATAGATAAAATGGAAGACCCTATTAAAATGACAGAACAAGGAATTAGAGATTTAAAATTAAATCTAGAAAAAAACTTAGAATCGCTGGCGCAGGTAAAAGCGTTAGCAATACGAGCTAAAAGCGATGTAGAAGAATTAACTTCTAAGGCGCAAGATTACGAACAAAAAGCCATTTTAATTTTGAAAAAAGCGCAAAAAGGAGCTATAGAAACTTCTGAAGCAGACCGACTCGCAAAAGAAGCTTTGATACAAAAGGAAGAAATGCATCAAAAAATTACCATGGCAAAAAAAGAAATGGTTCAATTTAATACTTCGGTGAGTCAATTAGAGCATAATGTTCAAGAAATTAAGCAGAGTATTAACAAATGGGAGAACGAACTAAAAACATTAAAAGCAAGAGTTAAAGTCTCAAAAGCAACTAAAAACTTAAACAAGCAAATGGCAGATATCGACAGCGCAAGTACAGTTTCTATGCTTGAACGTATGAAAGATAAAGTACGCCAAGAAGAAGCTTTAGCAGAGGCGTATGGAGATATCGCTAAATCTTCTAAGTCCTTAGACCAAGAACTGTCAGAAGCTGCCGATGAAACAGAAACTTCTGCTGAAGAAAGTTTGTTGAAACTAAAAGAAAGTTTAAAAATAAACGATAAAGACGCATAA
- a CDS encoding FAD-dependent oxidoreductase has translation MNNKDNIVIIGAGLCGSLLALRLAQRGYKVDVYESRPDLRVTDISAGRSINLALSDRGFKALRLCGVEEKAREICIPMYGRLMHDREGNTFTSNYSGREGEYINSISRGDLNGILLTEAEKHENVNIYFNTECTSVDIENTIAHFKNQDTKEEFSVDGTVIFGTDGAGSSLRKSYYLERKFLFSYSQNFLTHGYKELEIPADKRGKHQISKDHLHIWPRGEYMLIALPNLDGSFTVTLFLSYDEGAYNFNNLTSEEKITEFFEKEFSDALELIPSIKDEFFNNPTGALGTVKCSPWHYQNKTLLMGDAAHAIVPFYGQGMNASFEDVTVFDAILDTHEGDWQATFKVYEKARKKDTDAIADLAIDNFYEMRDHVANPLFKQKRKLEMDLEETFPNQYFSKYSMVTFNEEIPYAEAMKKGRAQDKALLNMVAHNDLDAITDLSEVLKKVQEETNEILEEDEIAGLR, from the coding sequence ATGAATAATAAAGACAACATAGTAATTATAGGTGCTGGTTTATGCGGAAGTTTATTAGCACTTCGTTTAGCACAAAGAGGGTATAAAGTTGATGTATATGAAAGCCGTCCAGATTTACGCGTTACAGATATTTCAGCAGGACGTTCTATCAACTTGGCATTATCTGACCGTGGATTCAAAGCGCTTCGTTTATGTGGCGTAGAAGAAAAAGCTCGTGAAATTTGTATTCCGATGTATGGACGCCTAATGCACGATAGAGAAGGGAACACCTTTACATCTAACTATTCGGGCAGAGAAGGAGAGTATATCAATTCTATTTCACGTGGCGATTTAAACGGAATTTTGTTAACTGAGGCAGAGAAACACGAGAACGTAAACATTTATTTCAATACGGAGTGTACCTCTGTAGATATAGAAAATACCATAGCGCATTTTAAAAATCAGGACACAAAAGAAGAATTTTCAGTAGATGGAACGGTGATTTTTGGTACCGATGGCGCTGGATCTTCATTGAGAAAGAGTTACTATTTAGAAAGAAAATTTTTGTTTAGCTATTCACAGAATTTCTTAACGCACGGGTACAAAGAGTTAGAAATTCCAGCAGACAAACGAGGAAAGCATCAGATAAGTAAAGACCATTTGCATATTTGGCCACGTGGAGAGTATATGCTAATTGCGTTGCCAAACTTGGATGGAAGTTTTACCGTAACCCTATTTTTAAGTTACGACGAAGGAGCGTACAATTTCAATAACTTAACTTCTGAAGAAAAAATTACGGAGTTTTTTGAAAAAGAATTTTCAGATGCGTTAGAGTTGATTCCGAGTATAAAAGACGAGTTTTTCAACAATCCTACAGGAGCTTTAGGAACGGTAAAATGTTCACCTTGGCATTATCAAAATAAAACCCTGCTAATGGGAGATGCGGCACATGCGATAGTTCCTTTTTACGGACAAGGTATGAATGCTTCTTTTGAAGATGTTACGGTTTTTGATGCAATTTTAGATACACACGAAGGAGATTGGCAAGCTACTTTTAAAGTGTATGAAAAAGCACGCAAAAAAGATACCGATGCGATTGCAGATTTAGCGATTGACAATTTTTATGAAATGCGCGATCATGTTGCCAATCCGTTATTTAAGCAAAAGAGAAAATTAGAAATGGATTTAGAAGAAACGTTTCCAAATCAATATTTTTCAAAATACTCAATGGTGACTTTTAATGAAGAGATTCCCTATGCAGAAGCAATGAAAAAAGGACGTGCACAAGACAAAGCCTTGTTAAATATGGTAGCCCATAACGATTTAGATGCTATTACCGATTTGAGCGAAGTATTAAAAAAAGTACAAGAAGAAACCAATGAAATCTTAGAAGAAGATGAAATAGCGGGGTTAAGATAG
- a CDS encoding helix-turn-helix domain-containing protein produces the protein MSFFGKNIKKIRGVKRLSQQAFAEIFDLKRATLGAYEEGRSEPKIDTIIKIANYFSIPIDNLLTSELTVNNLLQFKENLTLESGDTPKETYAKIPCITENTIAQYLEHYNKPAFINDLPEIQLPINPQKKFRAYTVTNLEMANHDSGLYPKDMVIGEFVPNNIIKKLNNGELALTLAKGELILRRLYCTNDSIVLRADHKNVPDKTFSIKEIKEVWKIRYVFFRRVPDFNFSVEDKLSFLEQEFFKLKRGLK, from the coding sequence ATGTCATTTTTTGGTAAAAACATAAAAAAAATTAGAGGAGTAAAACGCTTGAGCCAACAGGCATTTGCTGAAATATTTGACTTAAAGAGAGCTACACTGGGGGCTTACGAGGAAGGAAGAAGCGAACCAAAGATTGATACCATTATCAAAATTGCTAATTATTTTAGCATTCCGATAGACAATCTATTAACTTCAGAGCTTACCGTTAATAATTTACTCCAATTCAAAGAAAATTTAACTCTTGAATCTGGCGACACTCCGAAAGAAACCTATGCTAAAATTCCTTGCATTACCGAAAATACAATCGCACAATATCTTGAACATTATAATAAACCTGCATTTATTAATGATTTACCTGAAATTCAACTACCTATTAATCCTCAAAAAAAATTCAGGGCATACACCGTTACAAATTTAGAAATGGCGAATCATGACAGTGGTTTGTATCCAAAAGATATGGTAATAGGAGAATTTGTACCTAACAACATCATTAAAAAGCTAAACAACGGAGAACTGGCACTTACCCTTGCTAAAGGTGAATTGATCCTGCGAAGATTATACTGTACCAATGATTCGATTGTATTAAGGGCTGATCATAAAAATGTACCTGATAAAACATTTTCTATCAAAGAAATTAAAGAAGTATGGAAAATACGATATGTGTTTTTTAGAAGAGTTCCTGATTTCAATTTCTCTGTTGAAGACAAGCTTTCTTTTTTAGAACAAGAGTTTTTTAAACTTAAAAGAGGGCTAAAATAA
- a CDS encoding DNA repair ATPase — MDNQQLDGGTYEIIQSRLQKQKKELLDRLQRLNDARKHVFGTIETKLIANDRINTENNCIARDIVSLGNTSIFGYNVHFGLRTDIQLSDVFSAYEFKENRFQPKSLDFLYNETFITDFTNLYKYYRNTIFAKFAIIDNYLHMVFQLSENKTDIKTFKWFIKENELVYVDNRSEHEYKFPKQHEFNWQEVTRDMHRYGTHSHISILDKVFVETIGGDLTIKIEDNTDEGKGILEEPVEHIDQTLDDGQFRYADLGNLILLEIKPFQEEARYFIYNHKLQEVQKVDSIKDCAVLLPDDQGLIFPNGYYLQTGEYKLFENDTKKVKFQEKIVSPNGEDFLYVFYATIRGLYILMSYNIIEQEVKTPIICNGFTILENGELCYFKTENEQTKHHVVQIWQTPYVKTDNIPSLHKDTLLYKIGNKDIVKAMAECHELITLLNKEDSYAGLYSDIAKKSNDINSSYYWINEPETEQLSIPVAEINEAANAAIDEFERVTQLKQQAAKEGKSIQEKSNELLSKIKSTSFKTIEDFVELLNQLRVLRGQVISLKDVRYIATDILEEIENSIEEQSTIISKRCVEFLLNDQALKPYHKRVKEKQHELTAIKKVVEAKKLEKEVDQITTDLELLIEIVTNLEIEDTSQSTRIIDNISLIFATLNQLKAGIKNAIKTLGSKEAKADFAAQLKLIDQSIINYIDMATTPEKCDEYLTKIAIQLEEIEGKFADFEEFISLIIEKREEVHNAFDARKNTILEKRNKRIEALSAASERILKSIAKKAQSYSSVEDINGYFAADLMINKVRDIVSQLKELEAVGKAEAIETQLKVAKEDALRKLKDKQELYEDGENIIRLGKHKFGVNKQPLDLSIVYKNQTLQYHLTGTNFYQEVENEMLLKSEKYWNQELVSENNVVYRASYLAYKLFTTHATEELLKLNEQDLLTLIQKESGNLFAEGYVKGVHDIDTCKILHTLVHKHHELGLLIYAAKIRGYAQYFWNSLSKENQDYYHFTIKASGDVLRFFPESKEYDFLIDKLEKEIIAFSEETLLFSKEAAKTIASYVFNQLRAANSFVVSAIALGIKEDFIKYLTKQDALHVFKSNLEKTTNYKAKIQLTKQWVSSFIASIEGDENYTDEVISLLLFHQEPNAVLHVNPQEIIKGLKGEHTTIVEGNFEFNYHKFIEKLEAFSKEDVPNFLAYKEAKHLLVENLKETLKLNEFKPRVLSSFVRNKLIDEVYFPLIGDNLSKQLGTVGDNKRTDRMGMLLLISPPGYGKTTLMEYLANRLGLVFMKINGPAIGHEVTSVDPEAATNSASREELKKLNLAFEMGDNVMLYLDDIQHCNPEFLQKFISLSDGTRKIEGVYNGKPKTYDLRGKKFCVIMAGNPYTESGDKFQIPDMLANRADIYNLGDIIGDTDHLFKLSLIENSLTSNPILHQLSSKYFEDVYALIDRVENNTQENELKGNHTKQEVQDYISVLEKVIAIRNTILKVNKTYIESAAKEDQYRTEPSFKLQGSYRDMNKLVAKVVPIMNDSELKRLVLSHYESESQTLTSSAEANLLKYKELIGDISDNEAKRWSDIKEIFVKNNKLKGFGNKNEMAQILNQMMSFSDNLEGIKEVLKKGLEG, encoded by the coding sequence ATGGATAATCAACAACTTGATGGCGGAACTTATGAGATTATTCAGAGTCGTCTTCAAAAACAAAAAAAAGAGCTACTTGATAGGTTACAAAGATTAAATGACGCTAGAAAGCATGTATTTGGTACTATTGAAACGAAGCTAATTGCCAACGATAGAATCAATACAGAAAATAACTGTATCGCGAGAGATATCGTTTCTCTGGGAAATACGTCAATCTTTGGATACAATGTTCACTTCGGACTAAGAACAGACATTCAATTATCAGATGTTTTTAGTGCCTATGAGTTTAAAGAGAATCGCTTTCAGCCTAAGTCTCTAGACTTTCTATATAACGAAACTTTTATAACCGATTTCACGAATTTATATAAATATTATCGAAATACCATTTTTGCAAAATTTGCAATCATCGATAATTACCTTCACATGGTTTTTCAGCTAAGTGAGAATAAAACGGATATAAAAACCTTTAAATGGTTTATTAAGGAAAACGAACTAGTCTATGTCGATAATAGAAGCGAACACGAATACAAGTTTCCAAAACAACACGAATTTAACTGGCAAGAAGTAACCAGAGATATGCACCGTTATGGTACGCATTCTCATATTTCTATTTTAGATAAAGTTTTTGTTGAAACCATTGGAGGAGACTTAACGATTAAGATAGAAGACAATACAGATGAAGGAAAAGGAATTCTTGAAGAACCAGTAGAACATATCGATCAAACATTAGATGATGGTCAGTTTCGCTATGCAGATTTAGGAAACCTTATTTTACTTGAAATAAAACCATTTCAAGAAGAAGCACGTTATTTTATTTATAACCACAAATTACAAGAAGTTCAAAAAGTAGACAGCATTAAAGACTGTGCGGTATTGCTGCCAGATGACCAAGGGCTTATTTTTCCTAACGGATATTATTTACAAACAGGCGAGTATAAACTTTTTGAAAATGATACTAAAAAAGTAAAGTTTCAAGAGAAAATAGTATCTCCTAACGGAGAAGACTTTTTATACGTGTTTTATGCAACAATAAGAGGGTTATACATTTTAATGTCTTACAATATCATTGAACAAGAGGTAAAAACACCAATTATTTGTAACGGCTTTACGATTTTAGAGAATGGAGAATTGTGTTATTTCAAAACAGAAAACGAGCAAACAAAACATCATGTCGTACAGATTTGGCAAACTCCTTATGTAAAAACAGATAACATCCCTTCATTACACAAAGATACCTTGCTGTATAAAATTGGTAATAAAGATATTGTAAAAGCAATGGCAGAGTGCCATGAATTAATAACACTTTTAAACAAAGAAGATAGTTACGCTGGTTTATATAGTGACATCGCTAAAAAATCTAACGATATCAATAGTAGTTATTATTGGATAAATGAACCAGAAACAGAACAATTAAGCATACCAGTTGCCGAAATTAATGAAGCAGCAAATGCTGCTATTGATGAATTTGAAAGGGTAACTCAATTAAAGCAACAAGCAGCCAAAGAAGGCAAGAGTATTCAAGAAAAATCAAATGAACTTTTAAGCAAGATTAAAAGTACTTCTTTTAAGACCATAGAAGATTTTGTTGAATTGTTGAACCAATTACGCGTATTAAGAGGGCAAGTAATCAGCTTAAAAGATGTTCGTTACATAGCCACTGATATCTTAGAAGAAATAGAAAACTCGATTGAAGAACAAAGTACGATTATCTCAAAAAGATGCGTAGAGTTTTTATTAAACGACCAAGCTTTAAAGCCTTACCATAAACGTGTTAAAGAAAAACAGCACGAATTAACAGCTATCAAAAAGGTAGTAGAAGCTAAGAAACTTGAAAAAGAAGTAGACCAAATAACCACAGATTTAGAACTCCTAATTGAAATTGTAACAAATTTAGAAATAGAAGATACTTCCCAATCAACCAGAATTATTGATAATATCTCTTTAATCTTTGCCACATTAAATCAATTAAAAGCAGGGATTAAAAACGCAATTAAAACCTTAGGAAGTAAAGAGGCGAAGGCTGACTTTGCGGCGCAGTTAAAACTCATCGACCAAAGCATCATCAATTACATTGATATGGCTACCACGCCAGAAAAATGCGATGAATACCTAACAAAAATAGCAATTCAGTTAGAGGAAATTGAAGGCAAGTTTGCCGATTTTGAAGAATTTATTTCTTTAATTATAGAGAAGAGAGAAGAAGTACATAATGCTTTTGATGCCCGAAAAAATACCATACTAGAAAAAAGAAACAAAAGAATAGAAGCCTTAAGTGCCGCTTCCGAAAGAATTTTAAAAAGTATAGCAAAAAAAGCACAAAGTTACTCTTCAGTTGAGGATATTAACGGGTATTTTGCGGCTGATTTAATGATTAACAAAGTTAGAGATATTGTTAGTCAATTAAAAGAATTAGAGGCAGTTGGTAAAGCCGAAGCTATAGAAACACAACTTAAAGTAGCTAAAGAAGATGCTTTAAGAAAGTTAAAAGACAAACAAGAACTATACGAAGATGGTGAAAACATAATTCGCTTAGGAAAACATAAATTCGGAGTTAATAAACAACCCTTAGACCTATCCATAGTATATAAAAATCAAACCTTACAGTACCATCTAACAGGAACAAATTTCTATCAAGAAGTTGAAAACGAGATGCTACTCAAGTCTGAAAAATATTGGAATCAAGAACTTGTTTCAGAGAACAATGTGGTGTATAGAGCTTCTTACTTGGCGTATAAATTATTTACCACTCATGCGACAGAAGAATTGTTAAAGCTAAACGAACAAGATTTATTAACACTCATTCAGAAAGAAAGCGGAAACTTGTTTGCAGAAGGATATGTAAAAGGAGTGCATGATATTGATACGTGTAAGATATTACACACGCTAGTTCATAAACATCACGAATTAGGACTATTAATATATGCTGCAAAAATTAGGGGGTATGCCCAATATTTTTGGAACTCTTTGTCTAAAGAAAATCAAGATTACTATCACTTTACGATAAAAGCTTCCGGAGACGTTTTACGATTTTTTCCAGAAAGTAAAGAGTACGACTTCTTAATCGATAAGTTAGAAAAAGAAATAATTGCTTTTTCAGAAGAAACATTATTATTCTCAAAAGAAGCAGCAAAAACAATCGCTAGTTATGTATTCAACCAATTAAGAGCAGCAAATTCATTTGTAGTTAGTGCTATTGCGTTGGGAATAAAAGAAGATTTTATAAAATATCTAACAAAACAAGATGCCTTGCACGTGTTTAAAAGCAATCTTGAAAAAACTACAAATTATAAAGCAAAAATTCAGTTAACGAAACAATGGGTAAGCTCATTTATAGCATCTATTGAAGGAGACGAAAATTATACAGATGAAGTAATTTCGTTATTGCTATTTCACCAAGAGCCGAATGCAGTTTTACATGTAAATCCGCAAGAAATAATTAAAGGACTAAAAGGAGAGCATACGACTATTGTTGAAGGAAACTTTGAATTTAATTATCATAAATTTATTGAAAAGCTAGAAGCTTTTTCAAAAGAAGATGTCCCAAATTTTCTAGCCTATAAAGAAGCCAAGCACCTACTTGTAGAAAATTTAAAAGAAACATTAAAGTTAAATGAATTCAAGCCAAGGGTATTGTCTTCTTTTGTTAGAAATAAATTAATAGATGAGGTTTATTTTCCCTTAATAGGAGATAATTTATCGAAGCAATTAGGTACGGTAGGAGATAACAAACGTACAGATAGAATGGGTATGTTGCTTTTAATATCACCACCAGGTTACGGAAAAACGACGTTAATGGAGTATTTGGCCAATAGGTTAGGACTTGTCTTTATGAAAATTAACGGACCAGCCATAGGACACGAAGTAACATCAGTAGACCCAGAAGCAGCGACAAATTCTGCATCTAGAGAAGAACTCAAAAAGTTAAATCTAGCATTTGAAATGGGAGATAATGTGATGTTGTATTTAGATGACATTCAACACTGTAATCCGGAGTTTTTGCAAAAATTCATTTCCCTTTCTGACGGAACAAGAAAAATAGAAGGAGTTTACAACGGAAAACCTAAAACCTATGATTTAAGAGGAAAAAAGTTTTGCGTAATTATGGCAGGAAACCCCTACACCGAAAGCGGAGATAAGTTTCAAATACCCGATATGTTGGCAAACCGAGCAGACATATATAACTTAGGAGATATTATAGGAGACACCGATCATTTATTTAAACTTAGTTTGATAGAAAATTCATTAACATCGAACCCTATACTACACCAATTAAGTAGTAAGTATTTTGAAGATGTTTACGCCTTGATAGATAGAGTTGAAAACAATACTCAAGAAAATGAGTTGAAAGGAAATCACACGAAACAAGAAGTTCAAGATTATATTTCAGTTTTAGAAAAAGTAATAGCCATAAGAAATACCATCTTAAAAGTGAATAAAACATATATTGAATCTGCAGCAAAAGAAGATCAGTATAGAACAGAACCCTCTTTTAAGTTACAAGGTTCGTACCGAGATATGAACAAATTGGTAGCGAAAGTAGTACCCATAATGAATGACAGTGAGTTAAAAAGATTGGTGTTGTCTCATTATGAAAGCGAGTCTCAAACGTTGACTTCTTCTGCGGAAGCAAATTTATTGAAATATAAAGAGTTGATAGGCGATATATCAGACAATGAAGCGAAACGATGGAGCGATATAAAAGAAATTTTTGTTAAGAATAACAAGTTAAAAGGCTTCGGAAATAAAAATGAAATGGCACAAATATTAAATCAAATGATGTCGTTTTCAGATAATTTAGAAGGAATTAAAGAAGTTTTAAAGAAAGGACTAGAAGGATAA
- a CDS encoding type III secretion system chaperone family protein yields the protein MNEYFSKIKGFLLELNFNITRENLNDGIFVIEKENEGIKNLIIGVADPIIIFEQYIFKIKQPNQDVFKSLLQKNRDIIHGAFVLDESGERVIFRDTLQLENLDANEFEASLNSLSLLLSEYSDQIINFSKY from the coding sequence ATGAATGAATATTTCAGTAAAATAAAAGGTTTTTTACTTGAGTTAAATTTCAATATCACAAGAGAAAACCTAAACGATGGGATTTTTGTTATAGAAAAAGAAAACGAAGGAATTAAAAATTTAATTATAGGAGTTGCAGACCCTATTATAATTTTTGAGCAATATATATTTAAAATCAAACAGCCAAATCAAGATGTTTTTAAAAGTTTATTGCAAAAGAATAGAGATATAATACACGGAGCTTTTGTGCTAGATGAAAGTGGTGAACGTGTTATTTTTAGAGATACGCTTCAGTTAGAAAATTTGGACGCAAATGAATTTGAAGCAAGTTTAAATTCGCTTAGTTTGCTGCTAAGCGAGTATTCAGACCAAATAATTAACTTTTCAAAATATTAA